The Ignavibacteria bacterium genome contains a region encoding:
- a CDS encoding MbtH family protein gives MREDEKEDTTVYKVVVNHEEQYSIWPADRENPLGWKDVGKVGPKPECLSYIKEVWTDMRPLSLRKKMEEAQSKKTADN, from the coding sequence ATGAGAGAGGACGAGAAGGAAGATACCACTGTTTATAAGGTGGTCGTAAACCATGAGGAACAGTATTCAATATGGCCGGCTGACAGGGAAAATCCACTCGGCTGGAAAGACGTGGGCAAGGTGGGCCCGAAGCCTGAATGCCTGTCCTATATCAAGGAAGTATGGACAGATATGCGCCCCTTAAGCCTGAGGAAAAAAATGGAAGAGGCGCAGTCTAAAAAAACAGCTGACAACTGA
- a CDS encoding T9SS type A sorting domain-containing protein, whose translation MIKAKVRFVIIAAMLLDLLSVTIYAESAHGSVFSFTRGSLPGDNTVLTAGMNAANDPLQDESSIGTLFTNTNSPEDTLTLKDSTEAGAPIGREGSQMALFAANTWIFVSPASGAYTGTVTLSATLRKLIPPTATVSGRTIIFKLDDRTVGSAVTDKDGVATLPDVRLPDNLNVGIHLDAIHAEFAGDGSYKKSSGIGVLTVTYAPTELRVDNITAPFGSTVTVRSTLISSFTGKGLKDKVITVLINDEIKGMTATDADGVAVMDIDLGSMSVGTYPILVTFLQVIGNYSPNTATATLRIGERPTSLAVENAAGIYGDTVTLRAALSSLGLPLENRTVTFSVNGNPVGTSQTLSDGTASLQFSLAGIDAGSYPGAIKAEFAAENYAPSSASGDLIVQQAPSSVVVLNATGTYDGKVTLSARLTAASSNTPLSGRTLYFKLNGTDKGSAVTGDDGLAALPEVSIAGIPVGTYDDYIEAAFTPLDGNYAPASGKGRLEVSMAATCITVNKITAVYGSKVDLEATLTAYDAPLPGKPIEFRINGQFVGAAITGADGKAVKNCIDLTGLSAGIHPGAFCATFVEADPYKGCSSYADIEITKACTWVSVGDAEVQYSDLVTVTAVVTSAAQENLNCSGGRVEFKYQLKNGPMNTLGTASQAEVRDGHLRFSFEFACGLDPDTYKILAEFTPSDQENFNSSCNKAPYGSLLVEAENALVEYTGPQYFSAPSCGSAAVTLSAAIIDTNDCSRGDISNARVEFREAALGALYNDWEVQATNLPVFLTNPADNTIGSSTTQPFSRTLSQAEVNGTIFDVYTKVRGNYTRLSSPSLVTIGIPGDNHISGGGFVVPDLPAGKYRAKLGSKTDFGFTMKYDKSCQNVPGLVSLIIRGENGKIYQVNSTSVNSLSAYTIDKMPGKAASFTASAELIDITDPFNMVTLGRDLCLTIGIYEESTDKQMNAISITLLGENSELLYSNNWDGSKTLPQRLNMNNGSGTIKVLGSAVLSSVEGEKVIPKEYALFQNYPNPFNPSTTIQYDLPEDSRVRIAVYDILGKEVSLIADGEIPAGRHQAVWNSQDHGSFASGIYILRISAESLNSSKNLISTKKMLLIK comes from the coding sequence ATGATTAAAGCAAAGGTACGATTTGTTATTATTGCAGCGATGTTGCTTGATTTATTATCTGTTACTATTTATGCCGAAAGCGCCCATGGTTCTGTTTTCTCTTTTACCCGCGGATCTCTTCCCGGTGACAACACGGTATTGACTGCCGGAATGAATGCAGCTAATGACCCATTGCAGGATGAAAGTTCCATTGGAACTCTCTTTACAAACACTAATTCTCCCGAGGATACTTTAACTCTTAAGGATTCTACTGAGGCCGGTGCCCCAATAGGCAGGGAGGGGAGCCAGATGGCTCTTTTTGCTGCCAATACCTGGATCTTCGTCTCTCCAGCCTCAGGTGCCTACACCGGGACGGTTACCCTGTCTGCAACCTTAAGAAAACTAATCCCCCCGACTGCAACTGTAAGCGGCAGGACAATCATCTTCAAACTGGATGACAGGACTGTAGGCAGCGCAGTTACCGATAAGGATGGTGTTGCTACTCTTCCTGATGTCCGCCTGCCGGATAATCTGAATGTTGGCATTCATCTGGACGCCATACACGCCGAATTTGCAGGCGATGGGAGCTATAAGAAAAGTTCAGGCATTGGAGTCCTCACTGTCACATACGCCCCTACAGAACTTAGGGTTGATAATATAACTGCTCCTTTCGGCTCTACCGTAACCGTAAGGTCAACTCTTATATCATCTTTTACGGGTAAGGGGCTTAAGGATAAGGTGATTACTGTCCTGATCAACGATGAGATTAAAGGCATGACCGCAACTGACGCAGATGGCGTTGCCGTTATGGATATTGACCTGGGCAGCATGAGTGTTGGAACTTACCCCATTTTAGTAACCTTCCTTCAGGTAATAGGAAATTATTCTCCAAATACAGCCACGGCAACTCTCAGGATCGGGGAACGCCCGACCAGCCTGGCAGTGGAGAATGCAGCCGGTATTTACGGCGACACTGTAACCCTCAGGGCTGCTCTTTCTTCACTGGGCCTCCCGCTTGAAAACAGGACGGTCACCTTTAGCGTAAACGGAAACCCTGTGGGAACGTCACAAACTCTTTCTGATGGTACAGCATCCCTTCAGTTCAGCCTGGCCGGTATCGATGCAGGATCCTATCCCGGGGCCATTAAGGCAGAATTTGCTGCCGAGAACTATGCACCCAGCTCCGCCTCGGGCGACCTTATAGTCCAGCAGGCTCCCTCTTCAGTCGTTGTTCTTAATGCAACGGGAACATACGACGGGAAAGTTACTCTTAGCGCCCGGCTTACTGCCGCTTCATCTAATACCCCTCTTTCCGGAAGAACACTCTATTTTAAGCTTAATGGTACGGATAAAGGCAGCGCTGTTACGGGCGACGACGGCCTGGCAGCTTTGCCTGAAGTCTCCATTGCAGGCATTCCTGTTGGAACGTATGACGACTACATAGAGGCAGCTTTTACACCTTTGGACGGAAATTATGCCCCGGCTTCTGGAAAAGGCCGCTTGGAAGTCAGCATGGCTGCAACCTGTATTACTGTTAATAAAATTACGGCTGTCTACGGCAGCAAAGTCGACCTTGAGGCTACTCTTACTGCCTATGACGCTCCTCTGCCGGGTAAACCCATTGAATTTCGTATAAATGGCCAGTTCGTTGGGGCTGCCATAACCGGTGCCGATGGTAAGGCCGTCAAAAACTGCATCGATCTGACGGGACTTAGTGCAGGCATCCATCCCGGTGCCTTCTGCGCGACTTTTGTTGAAGCCGATCCTTATAAAGGGTGCAGCAGTTATGCAGATATCGAAATTACCAAGGCATGCACCTGGGTTTCAGTCGGGGATGCAGAGGTGCAGTATTCCGACCTGGTTACAGTTACAGCCGTTGTAACCTCAGCCGCACAGGAAAACCTTAATTGTTCGGGCGGCCGCGTGGAATTTAAATACCAGCTGAAAAATGGGCCCATGAATACTCTGGGCACAGCTTCTCAGGCCGAAGTTCGTGATGGACATCTCCGCTTCAGCTTTGAATTTGCCTGCGGCCTCGATCCCGATACTTATAAAATACTTGCGGAATTTACTCCCTCCGACCAGGAGAATTTCAACAGCTCATGCAATAAGGCTCCTTATGGATCCCTGCTGGTTGAAGCCGAGAACGCCCTGGTTGAATATACCGGCCCGCAATACTTTTCGGCACCTTCCTGCGGCAGCGCTGCTGTTACCTTGTCTGCAGCCATAATAGATACTAATGACTGCAGCCGTGGGGACATTTCAAATGCAAGGGTCGAATTTAGGGAAGCTGCTTTGGGGGCTTTGTATAATGACTGGGAGGTGCAGGCGACAAACCTTCCCGTTTTCTTAACTAACCCGGCAGACAATACTATAGGCTCTTCAACCACACAGCCGTTCAGCAGGACGTTAAGCCAGGCGGAAGTAAACGGGACAATATTTGACGTCTATACAAAGGTTAGAGGTAATTATACCAGGCTAAGCAGTCCTTCACTTGTCACTATCGGAATTCCGGGAGATAACCATATCTCCGGCGGCGGATTTGTTGTGCCTGACTTGCCGGCAGGGAAGTACCGCGCTAAACTGGGATCAAAAACCGATTTCGGCTTCACGATGAAGTACGATAAATCTTGCCAGAATGTCCCGGGATTGGTAAGCTTAATTATCCGCGGCGAGAATGGCAAAATCTACCAGGTCAATAGCACAAGCGTAAATTCACTCTCAGCTTATACGATTGACAAAATGCCCGGAAAAGCCGCAAGTTTCACCGCCTCGGCTGAACTGATAGATATTACTGACCCTTTTAACATGGTTACACTGGGACGGGACCTCTGCCTTACAATCGGGATCTATGAGGAAAGTACGGATAAGCAGATGAATGCCATCTCAATTACTCTTCTTGGCGAAAACTCGGAACTCCTTTATTCAAATAACTGGGACGGCTCTAAAACCCTTCCTCAGAGGCTGAATATGAATAACGGCAGCGGAACTATTAAAGTGCTTGGCTCGGCAGTGCTCTCTTCTGTCGAAGGGGAGAAGGTTATCCCCAAAGAATATGCACTTTTCCAGAATTATCCTAACCCGTTTAACCCGAGTACTACAATACAGTACGACTTGCCCGAGGATAGCAGGGTTAGAATTGCTGTCTATGATATACTGGGTAAGGAAGTATCCCTGATCGCTGATGGCGAAATCCCGGCCGGAAGGCACCAGGCCGTGTGGAATTCTCAGGATCACGGCTCTTTTGCCTCCGGTATCTACATACTTCGCATTTCCGCTGAATCCCTTAACAGCAGCAAAAACCTGATCTCCACAAAAAAAATGCTCCTGATAAAATAA
- a CDS encoding addiction module toxin RelE — MPSWSSKDERKYKHIKESQEKRGTKEKRAEEIAARTVNKSRRIEGRTPNKKTEGTGNPRHSLHSRTRDELYNRAKKMNIRGRSKMTKDELIDAIESK; from the coding sequence ATGCCGTCCTGGAGCAGTAAAGATGAAAGAAAATATAAGCACATAAAGGAAAGTCAGGAAAAACGGGGAACAAAAGAAAAACGGGCTGAGGAAATAGCTGCGCGGACTGTCAACAAGTCTAGACGCATCGAAGGGCGCACCCCGAATAAAAAAACGGAGGGTACTGGCAACCCGCGCCACAGCCTGCACAGCCGCACAAGAGATGAACTCTATAACAGGGCAAAAAAAATGAATATACGCGGCCGCAGCAAAATGACAAAAGATGAGCTGATTGATGCAATAGAAAGTAAGTGA
- a CDS encoding MFS transporter, translating into MPKKLLNKNFILLMQGQSISLLGNQVFNIAAIFWIKHLTDSASLIGLIGMVSSIPAILLSSVGGAVADRYSRRKILIFCDALNGIGVLILAAVLYFKPDQSDLVLASFFAISLLISIINSFFQPAISAAVPDLVPRDKITGANSLDQASEQVMTFLGQGIGGVLFRMLGAPLLILFNAVSFLFAAVCEIFIEIPQKIPEKGKNWKDQLAHFKSDVIEGFRYVWNNRGLKKMVLLFTFINFMTVPVIVLLPFYVEDFLKATSDWYGFLLAMYGVGSMFGYILAGLIKLKGKLRSFTVLSFFLVESSGFGFLGLISSTSTALVLAVIAGTLNGFVGVYMITALQLTSPSSLRGRVFGFISSLGGAMIPLSMGLSGFIFDYTGKNIQLIYVSCGIIMFLMALTSLFSRDIRNFLANDNEPDEIKIGSEIESTVK; encoded by the coding sequence ATGCCGAAAAAATTATTAAATAAGAATTTTATATTGCTCATGCAGGGTCAATCGATAAGCCTCCTGGGCAATCAGGTGTTCAATATCGCTGCAATATTTTGGATTAAGCATTTGACAGATTCCGCCAGCCTGATCGGCCTCATCGGGATGGTCTCCAGTATCCCGGCTATACTGCTTTCTTCAGTGGGCGGGGCCGTTGCGGACAGGTATTCCCGCAGGAAAATCCTCATATTCTGCGATGCCTTAAACGGCATCGGCGTCCTTATCTTAGCCGCTGTGCTTTATTTCAAACCCGATCAGTCGGACCTGGTGCTGGCCTCATTCTTTGCAATTTCTCTTCTTATATCCATTATTAATTCTTTCTTCCAGCCTGCTATCAGCGCCGCGGTTCCGGACCTTGTACCAAGGGATAAGATTACAGGGGCCAATTCACTCGACCAGGCTTCAGAACAGGTTATGACTTTCCTGGGGCAGGGTATAGGCGGGGTCCTCTTCAGAATGCTGGGAGCCCCATTGCTGATCTTGTTTAACGCGGTTTCTTTCCTATTCGCTGCTGTTTGCGAAATATTTATTGAGATACCACAGAAAATTCCTGAAAAAGGGAAGAACTGGAAAGACCAGTTGGCACACTTTAAGAGCGACGTAATTGAAGGCTTCAGATACGTGTGGAATAACCGCGGCCTGAAAAAAATGGTATTGCTGTTTACTTTTATCAACTTTATGACGGTGCCTGTAATAGTACTGCTCCCATTTTATGTGGAGGACTTCCTGAAGGCTACTTCCGACTGGTACGGCTTCCTGCTTGCAATGTACGGCGTCGGATCCATGTTCGGCTATATACTTGCCGGCTTGATTAAACTCAAAGGAAAACTCAGGTCCTTTACCGTCCTTTCTTTCTTTCTGGTAGAATCCTCGGGCTTTGGATTTCTGGGACTCATAAGTTCAACTTCCACGGCCCTCGTGCTGGCAGTTATCGCAGGAACACTGAACGGGTTTGTGGGGGTGTACATGATTACGGCTCTGCAGCTGACCTCTCCTAGCTCTTTAAGGGGAAGAGTTTTCGGATTCATTTCCTCTCTTGGCGGGGCTATGATCCCGCTTAGCATGGGCCTTTCGGGCTTTATTTTTGACTATACTGGCAAGAACATCCAGCTCATTTATGTCAGCTGCGGAATAATAATGTTCCTAATGGCCCTTACGTCTTTGTTCAGCCGCGATATCCGGAACTTCCTTGCCAACGACAATGAGCCGGATGAAATTAAAATTGGGAGTGAAATAGAAAGCACAGTTAAATAG
- a CDS encoding 4'-phosphopantetheinyl transferase superfamily protein, with translation MRTMPGHDLLSGRNKCLLKENEIHVWHVFAGSALPSGLQNVLTDQEIKRACGYYFAKDRENFIISRGVLRVLIARYLNTSPERVNLLFNEYGKPFLKGEKTLKFNVSHSNGILLFAFAWNYELGIDIELIRPDFAEMEIAERFFSKNEMLALSVLPDELRRIAFFNCWTRKEAYIKAKGMGLSIPLDSFDVSLCPGDPPELLRDHDAPEEAGKWKLFNLNVPRDYCAALAVKGNPGEIIQLKWSGEITNNSSLLCPSFIRLQ, from the coding sequence ATGAGAACTATGCCCGGACATGACCTCCTCTCAGGCAGAAATAAATGTCTCTTAAAGGAAAATGAGATCCATGTATGGCATGTCTTTGCCGGTTCTGCCTTGCCTTCGGGACTTCAGAATGTCCTTACAGATCAGGAAATTAAAAGGGCATGCGGGTACTATTTCGCAAAGGACCGCGAGAACTTTATAATCTCCCGCGGGGTGCTTAGAGTTCTTATTGCCCGCTACTTAAATACCTCTCCTGAAAGGGTAAACCTTCTTTTTAACGAGTACGGTAAACCTTTCTTAAAGGGGGAAAAGACTTTGAAGTTTAATGTTTCTCATTCAAACGGGATACTGCTCTTTGCATTTGCCTGGAATTATGAGCTCGGAATCGACATAGAACTCATTCGCCCTGACTTCGCTGAAATGGAGATTGCAGAACGCTTTTTCTCAAAAAATGAAATGCTTGCCCTTTCCGTTCTGCCCGATGAATTAAGGAGGATCGCTTTTTTTAACTGCTGGACACGCAAGGAGGCCTATATTAAGGCAAAAGGAATGGGGCTTTCAATCCCGCTCGACTCCTTTGACGTATCCCTCTGCCCGGGTGATCCTCCGGAATTACTTCGCGACCATGACGCACCGGAAGAGGCGGGAAAATGGAAATTGTTTAATCTGAATGTCCCGCGGGATTACTGCGCCGCTCTTGCTGTTAAAGGAAATCCCGGAGAAATAATACAGCTTAAATGGTCTGGTGAAATCACTAACAACTCATCTTTACTTTGTCCGTCATTTATTAGATTGCAATAA
- a CDS encoding T9SS type A sorting domain-containing protein, which yields MKRNLLLCLVLLTVVFACSSNYSQVTITKDDLARYYSTGKVITSYMYTKTVDVNIGKTGGGNSWDFSFLESNLVSTTLTVQNPASTPFLSNFPNSNLVFYVTSLGEDSNSEDFFPDVWVYNLLGDDLGTLGNGGRGKVMGLEVNSTTYNKPAYILMKLPAAYGQTWTQNYSDSTVSKAGGISTYSTGSSTVNTTVDAYGVMKMPGGYSVEAIRIKRDIDGYLNSQYGQQSRRRVMEYVFQGKNGDMVNIAAPDLTPPPGGILRTGEIVWTQSRATDVQGKVPVVNNFSLSPNYPNPFNPETILEYSLPEETFVDIKVYDALGKEISRLVSKTEKPGSYKISFNGSLLPGGIYFLHMKAGNFSAVRKMALIK from the coding sequence ATGAAAAGAAACCTGCTTTTATGCCTTGTTCTGCTGACTGTTGTTTTCGCCTGTTCCTCAAACTACTCACAGGTGACAATTACAAAGGATGACCTCGCCAGGTATTACTCCACGGGTAAGGTTATTACCAGCTACATGTATACTAAAACCGTGGACGTTAACATCGGTAAAACCGGGGGAGGAAATTCCTGGGACTTTTCATTCCTGGAATCAAATTTAGTCAGTACTACTTTAACTGTCCAAAACCCGGCTTCAACTCCTTTCTTGAGCAATTTCCCCAACTCTAACCTCGTGTTTTATGTTACCTCTCTGGGTGAGGATAGTAATTCTGAAGACTTTTTCCCCGACGTCTGGGTCTATAACCTTCTGGGGGATGACCTTGGCACACTGGGTAACGGCGGCAGGGGAAAGGTAATGGGACTTGAAGTTAACAGCACTACGTACAACAAACCTGCCTATATCCTGATGAAACTGCCTGCTGCATATGGACAAACCTGGACGCAGAATTATTCCGACAGCACCGTGAGCAAGGCCGGCGGAATTAGTACTTATAGCACCGGCAGCTCAACGGTTAATACCACGGTTGATGCCTACGGAGTAATGAAGATGCCGGGCGGCTATAGCGTGGAGGCTATAAGAATTAAAAGGGATATCGACGGCTACCTTAACTCACAGTACGGCCAGCAGTCAAGAAGAAGGGTTATGGAATACGTTTTCCAGGGGAAAAATGGTGATATGGTAAACATCGCTGCGCCGGACCTTACGCCTCCTCCCGGCGGAATATTGAGAACAGGGGAAATTGTCTGGACGCAGAGCAGGGCTACTGACGTACAGGGAAAAGTCCCTGTAGTAAATAATTTTTCTTTGAGCCCTAACTACCCAAACCCTTTTAACCCGGAAACAATACTGGAATATTCACTGCCTGAAGAGACTTTTGTGGATATAAAAGTTTATGACGCCCTGGGCAAGGAAATCTCCCGGCTTGTAAGCAAAACTGAAAAACCGGGCTCCTACAAAATCAGCTTTAACGGGAGTCTTCTGCCCGGCGGAATCTATTTCCTGCACATGAAAGCTGGAAATTTCAGCGCCGTCCGCAAAATGGCTCTCATCAAATGA